The Aminipila terrae nucleotide sequence CAAAAGTAGACCTTATATTACAAATGCCCTAAGACTTTTAAAGTTGCCATTTGAGGTAAGGGCATATGTGCTGGAAGGAAAGCTTACTAATGGGCATGCCAGAGCCATTGCCGGTATTGAAGATGAAACAATGCAGGTAGCTGTAGCAGATAAAGCTGTGGAACAAGGATTATCTGTTAGAGAAGTAGAAAGCTTAGCAAAGACCATAGGGGAGCCTAAGACAAAGAAGCAAAGTGAAAAAAGAGTTAAGTCCTCTGATGTATTAAAAGTAGAGGAAGAACTGAAAGAAGTGCTGGGTACGAAAGTCTGCTTAAAGCATTCTGGTAATAAAGGTAAAATCGAAATAGAATACTATACCAGAGAAGATTTGGAAAGATTAATTGAATTCTTAAAAAATGCAAGATAGTTAAAATATATATCGCATTTACAGTAAACTGTGAGTGCGATATATTATTTTACATAAATAGTAGTAGAAATGTTTCACGTGAAACATTGTATGAACAGAAAAATATAACAGAAAATTAGAAAGGTAAATATTATGAAGTACGCCATAGCATTATATGTAATTTGGAACATTATTACCTTTAGCATGATGGGTATAGATAAATACAAGGCAAAAAATAATAAATGGAGAATCAGTGAAGCAACTCTTTTAATAACTGCCATATTTATGGGAGGGATTGGAAGTTTAACAGGTTCTAAGTTCTTTAGACATAAGACACAAAAAATAAAGTTTAAAATATTATTACCATTCTCAGTACTACTAAACCTTAGTGTTATAGTATACATATACTATAGAATTACAATGATTCATTAATTTCACATAACAATTATAAGTATAAGGATAGATTTATATATTAAACATAAAAAAGAAGTAGCACCGCCCATAACTGCTTTTTAAAGCAAATATATGAACGGTGCTACTTCTGTTCAGTTAGCATTTCTGGTGGACTCACCCCTTTCTTACGATACCAACTTCTAAAATAGTAATAACTCTCCAACAATTGGATATCTATATTAGTTTTAGTATCTTTTTCTTTTATGTCTTTATTATAGCATGTCTTTACTAAATTGCAAGTATTTTCTGAAAATTTAATACGAAATTTGATAAATTTTATTATAAGGATAAGAATTATGTAAAATGTAATAATATTGTTTATAGGTAATAAACGATAAAATAGAGAAATATGGCATTCTAGATAATGTTAAGAAAGAATTAATAACTTTACGGAAAATTTTGGGGTATAATCTAAGAGTATTATAGAAGGGGGATTTTTTATGTCAAAAGATACTACTAAGAAATTTAAGAAAAAATGGATTATCATTCCTATAGTAATTTTTATTATTATTGCTATTGCATGTGTTTTAACGCAAAAATTTGGAAAGACAGAACCTACGGGTTATCCGGTTACAGCTGGTAAAGCGGAGCAAACTACTTTGAAAGAAGTCGTTTCTATAAAGGGAAATGTAGAAGGTTCTGAGAAAGCAGAAATCCAGTCTACACAAACAGCAGAAGTTAAAGCTATTTATGTACATGAAGGCGACAAAGTAGCAAAAGGACAATTGCTGGCGTTACTGGATAGTGGCACATTAAATGAAGAGTATGCAAAGGCTAAAATAACGGCTGCTGAAGCAAAGCGAAAGTATGATGATGCCAAACTTTTATATGAGCAGGGAGCATTACCACAAAATGATTATCTGGAGGCAAAGGCAACCTATGAGTCAGCTGTGCTTTCCCTTGATACATATGATTTTGATAAAGTAAATATCACAAGTCCGATAAGTGGGACAGTAACAAGAGTAAATGTAACTGTTGGAAGTAATGCAAATAATACTACAGATAATAAATCAATGTTTGTAATTGAGGATTTGCAGCATTTGCAGTTAAAAGTAAAAATCAGTGAATATGACATAAGTAAAATAAAAGAGGGACAGCAGGTCTCTATAACTGCAGATGTGCTGGGAAATGAGACAGCTTCAGGAGTTGTATCAAAAATAGCACCTTCAGGTGAGAGTAAAGATAGTACGGGCTCCACTACAACTGGTGAAAAGGTTGTTCCTGTTGACATAAATATTAATAATAATGACGGTAAGCTAATCGCGGGAGTTAGTGCAAAAGCAGAAATATTAATCAATAAAAAGGAAAATGCATTATCCGTTCCAGTAGATGCCATCTTCGAAGATGTAAATGAAGGTGCAGATTATGTATTTATAATTAAAAATAATAAGCTTAAAAAAATAAAAGTACAAACTGGAATTGAAGGCGATTTTAATACAGAAATTATTACTGATAAGATAAAAGCTGGAGACAAAGTTGTACTGTCACCTACTTATGAACTGAAAAATGGAATGGAAGTTACTATTTCTGATCCAAATGCAATGTAGAGAAAGTAGGGATCAAAATGAGTAGCGAAGTAATCAGTATATCTAATCTGGTAAAAACATATAAGACTGGGAGCATAGAGGTTCAGGCATTAAAAGAAATTAGTCTCACTATTTTTAAGGGTGAGTTTGTAGCTATCATGGGAACTTCTGGATCAGGAAAATCCACACTAATGAACATCATGGGATGTTTAGACAGACCCACAAGTGGTGAATATTTGTTGGAAGGTATCTCAATAAGTGATAAAAATGATAGAGAATTGTCTTATATAAGAAATAAAAAAATAGGATTTGTTTTTCAATCATTTAATCTTATTTCTAGAACCAGTGCACTTAAGAATGTTGAACTTCCTATGGTTTATGCAAAAATAGGAGCTTCTGCCAGAAAAAAAAGAGCCATGGAGCTTTTAGAAAGTGTAGGCCTTGGATCAAGAACAGCGCATATGCCAAACGAATTATCAGGAGGTCAAAAACAGCGTGTAGCAATAGCCAGAGCATTGACTAACAATCCACAGATTCTTTTGGCAGATGAACCAACAGGGGCTTTAGATTCACATTCTTCTATTGAAATTATGGAACTTTTTACAAAACTAAACAGAGAAAATGGCAATACCGTTATTATAGTAACTCATGAGCCAGATGTGGCAGAATTTACTGACCGAATAGTAACTTTTAAAGATGGTCAGATAATAAGTGACAAATTGACTAAAAACGGTGAACAGATGGAAAAATATAAAACAAGTAATAGTGCTCCCACTAAAAACGAGGAGGTGGGAACATGCTGTTAATTGAAAACATTAAGCTGGCTTTGTCTGCTATCAGAGTCAACAAAATGCGATCCTTTTTAACCATGCTTGGCATTATTATCGGTATCAGTTCTGTAATCGCTATAACTTCTATCGGTGACAGTGCTAAAGGTGCCGTAAGCAAAGAATTTGAAGGCTACAGCGCAAATATGTATATCATGATAAATTGGGAGATGGCAGATGATGGGATAGAGAACAATGATCTTTTTTATAAGGAAGATCTTGATGCACTAAAAGAAAGATTTCCGGACCAGATTAAATATGTTGTACCATCGTCAGGATCCTCCAGTGATACAAAAATAGGCAGATTAAAAGGCAAATTTGATATGACAGGGGTGGACGCAAATTATTTTAATTATGATGTAAAGAATAAAATAATTTACGGCAGAACTATTAATAAAAGTGATGTAGAGGGAAAAAAAGATGTAGTTGTAATTGACGATAAGGCGGCAAAGTTTTTCTTTAATAAAGAAGATGTAGTGGGTAAAACAATTCCTGTAACTCTACTAGGAGATAATGTAGACTTAACCATTGTTGGTGTTTATAAACAGGAAAAGTCTGTGTTCGCGGGTTTAGACCATTCTACCAGTTACACTTGCTACGTGCCATATACAATAGCAATGTATTCAGATGAAGGGACACAGTATATTAATATTTATGCCAATGAAAAAATGGATCAGACAAAACAGGCAGAATCTTTTGTGGAGTATTTAACAAAGATAAAAAATGAACCAAAGGGATTCTACCGATATGAAACTGCAGAATCACAGTTGGGAATGATAAATAATGTTCTTGGGATATTATCTATAGCTATAGGTGCGATTGCTGCCATATCGCTTTTAGTAGGTGGTATCGGAATTATGAACATCATGTTAGTATCAGTAACAGAAAGAACAAGAGAAATTGGTATACGTAAATCTCTTGGGGCACAAACAAATGATATACTAACACAGTTTCTAATAGAGGCCATGATTCTATCTGTTATAGGAGGAATGATTGGAACTGGTATTGGGATAGGTATAGCAGCAATAGGTATGACTATAGCCGGAGTAGGTGTAGTCATAAATCCTATGGCCATTCTGGTAGCCGTAACCTTCTCTGCAGTCGTTGGAATTTTCTTTGGAATATTCCCTGCAAGAAAAGCAGCAAAGCTGGATCCAATCGAAGCCTTACGATACGAATAAAAACATACCTATAAATTTGAGAAATAAGGTAGTTAAAAACATCATGTGATATAAACAATCAAGCGAGGCCCAAATTTGCTTAAAACGCAAATTTGGGCCTCGCTATTTTTTATATAAGCAAAAATAATGTTATTTCATAATTATTATTTTAAATTCCAGTTACCTTTTATAAAATCATCACAAATTTAGTTTTAAAAATATTCTTTAAAAATTTTAAAAGAAATTTCTAAAATTATTATTTCTTTAACCATAAAAAATTTAAAATTCTGCCTTGCATTACTAAAATAATCGGTATAGCAACAGGCGGGAAATAGAAAGTAATATTGCCCAAAGTGCCTTTTTAGGATTTTCACGTTAAGTCAGAATTGCAGACTTAAGTTTAGATAGAAAAAATGAAAGAAACAGTATAAATACACATATTTTTACAATTGTAGAACTCACAGCACAAAAATTGATTATAATTTAACTAATTTTTAGACTTAACTTTAAAAACCCTTAATAATAATTATTAATAGAATGCCTAAAAATACACATTTAGACTAAAACAATATAAAAATAATTGTATTATTTAAATAATACAATAGAACACCTTAAAAACATAAAAAATTGACCGTTTTTACTAGGAAAATCCTCAAAATAATCCATAAAAACATAACAAAAGCGTAGAAAAACAAGAAAAGTTTAGAATACAAAAAAATTAGAAATATTGTATAATTGTATTAAATATATAATACAAACTTTGTATCGAACTTAAAGAAAATCATAAAATTGGTCTTGGATAATTATAAAAATCTAAGAAAATAATATCTAAAATACTACGTTTAAATTACATAAAATGGAAGTAAGGCTTAAAACGCCAATTTGAGGCTCGTTTTAATGATGGGGCGGTATAAGTCTGGTTATATAAAGAAAAAAATGTCATATACACAAAAAGACAAAATTTTAACATAAACCAGAAAAAAATTTGAAATAAATAAGGATATAAAAATGATAGTGTTGAAATTTAAGCATTTTTGTCATAATTTTGTTGAAAAATTGTATTAAAGACATCATACAGTAATACATATAAATTCAAGTATAAATATGAAAAAGTCGAAAAAGGTAATAGCATTGTACTATGACAGTAATACAATATAGCAAAATTTCTGAAAAAAAGTCGAAATAAAGCAGCTTGTGATCGAGGCCATATAATAAAAATTATAATTTGAGAAAAAACAGGCTTAAATCGAAAATTTTTTAAGGCAAACTCAGGCTGAACTCTGAAAAATCTAAGAATTTCAGTTTCAAAGCAAAGGGGTAGGTTTTAGAATAAATTAAAAAGTTAACTGTAAAAATATAATATGTGTATTGCCAGGAAAGTACTGAAAAATAAGGAAAATACCTTTAAATTAATAAAACATATTGTACTATTTAAGTAATACAAAAGTACAAAAAAATATAAAAAAAGAGCGGAATTTAGGAGAAAATAGCAAAATAATTACGTGTTATTGTATTAAATGAACAATACAATAACCTATATTTTTTGTAAAAATGCAAATTATACAATAATTGGGGGATTGACAAACAAAAATTACTGTATTATTGTATTATAGACGTGATACAGCATAAAATGGGCTGGAGTGGACGTAAATTAATGGTTAGGAGGTTAGCTGGATATGGAAACAACAATACCTACTTACATAAGAATAATGCAATCAATAAGACAGGAAATTGTTTCAGGAGTTTTAGTACCTAATCAGAAAATGGATTCTATTAAGGAACTGTCTAAAAAATATGTAGCAAATCCCAATACTGTTCAGAGAGCGTTAGCCAACTTAGAGGAAGAAGGATTAGTAAGATCTAACAGAACTGCTGGTAAGTATGTTACAGATAACGAATTGCTTATAAAAAGTATTCGTTGTAAGGAAGCCAGAAAAGTAACAGAAGAGTTTATTACAAACCTGGAACGACTGGGTATTCATCCAGACGAATTAGTGCGGCTTTTTTCTGAGCCGGAGTTGTCTAAGGCAATGGGAACCGCATAAGAGAGTGGGGTGGATTTTTGACAAACAAGGCAGAGGCACAGTTCAATGAGAGCATGCCAATTTATCTGCAATTAATGGAAAGAATAAAACATGACATCATTTCCGGATTATTGGAACCAGGGGCCAAAATTGATTCAGTAAGAGACCTGGCCGCAAGGTTTAGTGTAAATCCAAATACAATGCAAAAAGCATTATCTGAACTTGAGCGGGAAGAACTGCTTCATGCAGAGAGAACGGCAGGCAGATTTGTAACAAGGAATAAGCTTCTTATTGAGAGTATTCGATATAAAGAAGCCAGAAGTATTACTGAGGGCTTTATAAAACGGATGAAAAGTCTTGGGTATTCAGAAGAAGAAATAATTGAGTTTTTACCTTATACTTTTAAGGAAGAAGAATAAAGCCAGAGGTGGAGTGACACTTTTGGCTTTTTTCAGATATTAAGGGATAGGAAAATGGAAACAGAGTATATAAATGATTTATATAAAAATGTACTGGAAGAAGCAAAAAAATTGAAACTGCCAGTTTCAGATAAAATAAAAAGTGATATTACTATAAATAGAAGAGCAAGAAGTAGGTTCGGCTGTTGTAAAAAAATCAGAAAAGGCTTAAGGGAATCTTTTGAAATAGAATTATCATACAGACTGCTTGGATGTCAGGAGAAGTTTATAAAGCAGACATTAGCCCATGAAATTCTGCATACCTGCCCAGGCTGCGATAATCATGGAGCCCTGTGGAAAAAATATGCAGATACAATGAATGAAACTTATGGTTACCGTATAAAACGGACAGACACAGCGGAGCAGCTGGGGATAAAAGAAGATGGTAAACTAAAAAGGCAGCCTTTAAAAGAAAATTATGTTCTGGTCTGTAAAAAATGTGGAATAAGAATTTCAAGAACCAGAATGTCTAATGTAATCAAGAATCCATCAAATTACAGATGTAAGTGTGGAGGGAATCTGGAAAGGATCAGGTAGATGAAAAAAATATTTTACTATGGTACCCCGCTAGGCAAAATAGGTATAGCAGAAGAAAACAGTGAGATTACGAATTTAATTTTTGAAAACGAAAGCATAAATGAAAATGTAGAAAATGAAGAGACAGATGTCTTGAAAGAAGCAATAAGCCAGTTGAATGAGTATCTTCTTGGTGAACGAAAAGATTTTAAGCTGCCACTGAATCCGGCAGGTACAGACTTTCAAAAAAAGGATTGGCAGGCCCTTCAGCAGATTCCTTATGGAAGAACTGTAAGCTATGGTGAAATTGCTGAAAAGATTGGCTGCCCAAAAGGGCCAGGGCAGTTGGCCTTGCAAATAACAAGAATCCTATACCTATCTTTATACCTTGTCATAGAGTGATAGGAGCAGACGGCAGTTTGGTGGGGTATGGTGCTGGTATAGATAAGAAAATAAAGTTGCTGGAGATTGAAGGAATAGAAGTTAAGAAGAGGTAGGAAATTCAAGGATGGAAAAAAGTAAAGTAGTACTACTTACCTGCAAAGATTATGAGGAAGAAAGTGTAAATAAAGCCATAGAGGATGGCATAAATCTGCTTGGGGGAATAGAACTTTTATTTAAGAGAGAAGAAAAGATTCTGCTTAAGCCCAATCTGCTGGCTAAAGCATCCCCTGAAAAGGCAGTAACCACACACCCTGCAGTATTTAAAGCTGTAGGAAAGCTTTTGAAGGAGCATGGCTATGACAACTTATATTATGGGGATTCACCAGGGAACCCTATAGGAGGAGTTGAAAGAGTTGCTGCAGGCTGTGGCATAAAGAAACCTGCGGAAGAATTAAATATAATTCCTGCAGATTTTAATAAAGGTACAAAGGTGGAATTTAAGGAAGGCATAACAGAACAGAGTTTTATCATCAGCAATGGTATTTTAGAATGTGATGGTATTATAAATATTTGCAAAATGAAGACACACCAGCTGGAGAGAATCACCGGAGCGGCAAAGAATATGTTTGGAGCTGTGTATGGATTGAATAAGGGAGCATTTCATGCAAAATTCACTGATGCAGACAGTTTTGCAAGAATGATTGCTGATTTGAATAATTTTATAAAGCCACGCCTGCATATTATGGATGGTGTTATAGCCATGGAGGGAAATGGTCCACAATCAGGAACACCTGTTGAGATGGGATTAATACTTATGTCCAAAGATCCTATAGCTCTTGATACGGTTTTCTGTAACCTGATAAATCTGAAACCTGAACTGGTACCTACTAACCGATTTGGATATGAGTATGGTGTAGGAACAATGAAGAATGATGACATAGAAATTGATACGGTGCAAGGGTGCCTAACCATGGAGGATGCTGTTAGAAAGTATGGGAATGAAAAATATAATGTGTACAGGGGAACAGACAGAAAAACTCAGATTAAATTATTGCAGCCCATACAGCCCCTACTGCAGAAAAAACCATATATAATTAAAGATAAATGTGTAAAATGCGGAATATGTGTTGACAGCTGCCCTGTGGATAAAAAAGCAATAACTTTAGAAAGTTATCCACAATATAATTACAAATTGTGCATAAGATGCTATTGCTGCCAGGAAATGTGTCCCCAGAAAGCCATAGATGTAAAAGCACCTTTCCTTGCAAGAATAATGGATAGAAATTGGAAATTATAGACGATTCACTATGCAGGATTATATAAGAAAAGAGGTATTGAATGAACCGTGAACAAGTAAGAAAGTTATTAGAGCAGCAGGCTGAAGAAAATTATAAAGCGTTTAATGATAAACTTATACCAGGGGTTAAAAATGCTATCGGAGTCAGGATGGGACCATTAAAAGAACTGGCAAAGTCAATGGCAAAAGAAAATTATAATGAGTATTTTGAAGAACTTGACAGGGCTCCTTTGGATGAGATTTACTATGAAGAAGTAATGCTCCAGGGACTGACAATAGGATTTATTAAAGTGTCTGCTGAAGAAAGATTAAAATATATAAGATTATTTGTACCAAAGGTTGACAACTGGGCAGTCTGTGATTCCTTTAGTGCTGGTTTAAAATTTACAAAAAAAGAGCCAGAGCTTCTGTGGGAATTTATTCAGTCCTATTTAACGGACTCACGGGAATTTTATATACGATTTGGGGTAGTCATGTTGATGGATTACTTTATTGATCAAGAACATATTAAAAGAGACCTTACAATATTGGAAAATATCAGTCATGAGGGGTATTATGTAAAAATGGCAGTTGCGTGGGCAATATCTGTGTGTTTCGTAAAATATCCGGATATGACAAGAGAATTTTTGTGAAAGACCAAAACAAGCTGGATGATTTTACATATAATAAAGCTATTCAGAAAATCCGGGAATCGTACAGAGTGTCTAAAGAGGATAAGGAATTTTTAAATCAGTTAAAGAGAAAAAAACCAATTAAAATTAACATATAGAGCAGAATATTTTCAAAGTACCTTGCAGAGTCAAATGGTTTAACTCCTGCAAGGTACTTTTTTTGGCCGAAGTATTAAATTAATGGGGAGATACTAGCTTTAGCCCCACAATTCCGGTGATTATAAGACCGATACAAACAAAACGGACTAAATCCACAGGTTCTTTAAAGAATAGTATGCCTAAAATGACAGTTCCAACTGTACCGATGCCAGTCCAAATAGCGTAAGCGGTACCCAATGGCAGGGTTTTTAACGCCAATGATAAAAAATAAAAACTCAATATCATTCCGATCACAGTTACAATACTTGGAAGTATCCTGGTGAAGCCCAGGGAGAACTTTAAACTTATAGCCCAGCATATTTCAAAAATTCCTGCTATACCTAAAAATAACCATTGCATGTTTTTTACTCCTTTCTAAGGTTAAGTGCTCTAAATTCACAAATAAAAAAAGCCAGGGGATATAAAAAATATCTCCCAGGCTTTTATCCTTCCGTGTATACAATAAAATTGCATGTTTTATCTCGGACCAGGCTAGTTTGTGATTCAAAACTACGGAACCCTATAAAACTCTTAAAATATATTCATGTTTCACCTATCAAATATATCAACAATGATGGAAATTGTCAACACATTGGATACTTTAAAAAAGCTGTAGGCATAGTGGGAAAATATTATTAAGGTTTTAAGGAACATAATAAGCGCAAAAAACATATATTACATATAGGAGCAGTTTGCTCTCAAAAACAAGTTGATTTGTATGGAGAGAAATTATGATTTATTTGGATAATGGTGCAACGTCTTTTCCCAAACCGAAAGCTATGCTGGAAAGCATGTATAAATGCATGGCTGAATATTGTGGAAATCCCGGACGCTCAGGGCATTATATGTCCATGAAAACCGGGGAAGAAGTGTATAAGACAAGAAAAAGTGTGGCAAAATTATTTAATATTGCCAATCCTGGAAGAATTATTTTTACCATAAATACAACAGGAGCTTTAAACCAGGGCATTCAGGGACTATTAAGGGCAGGTGACCATGTAATAACTACCTCCATGGAACATAACTCTGTTCTCAGACCTTTGAAAATGCTGGAAACAAGGGGAGTAGAGCACACTATTGTAAAATGTGACAGAACTGGTACTTTAAATCTAAGAGATATAAAAGCAGCCATAAAAGAAAATACATGCATGATTATCTGTACCCATGCATCAAACGTTACAGGAACAATCATGCCTATAGGAGAAATTGGGGAGCTGGCACATAGAAATAATCTTTTATTCATGGTAGATGGCGCGCAGTCGGGAGGGTGTATCCCAATTAACGTGGTGGATATGAATATTGACCTCCTGGCACTACCCGGTCATAAAGGTTTACTGGGACCAATGGGTACGGGGTTACTTTATGTGAGAGATGGAATAGAGTTGGATCCTCTTTTGCTTGGTGGCACGGGGACTTCCTCTAAAGACAGAAACCAGCCAAGAGAAATGCCGGAAGGGTATGAGTCAGGAACTGTAAATGCTCCAGGTATTGTAGGTTTAGGAACGTCTGTAGAGATTTTATTAAATATGGGGATAAATGCAATTCATGATTATGAGGAAACCCTTACACAGATGCTCGATGAAGCTCTGAGGAATATGAAAAATGTTACCGTGTATGGGGTGGAAGACTGCAAGAAAAAAGCAGGCATAGTTACTTTCAATGTAAAAGGAAAAAGTTGCGAGCAGGTAGCAGATGAGCTTAGTGAAATGTATGGAATAGCAGGAAGAGCCGGTTTTCACTGTGCAGGGCTTGCCCATAAAACTATAGGAACCTGGGAGACTGGGGCGCTTAGGCTGAGTGTGGGTCCGTTTAACACAAAACCGCAAATAAAAACTGCCATTGAGGCAGTTAATAAAATCACAAGGCATCTCTAATCATGTTAATTCCTTTGTTTGCAAGAGCATCGGCTTTGTTGTTCATCTGTGTAATGTATTTAAAATCTTCAAAAGAGAACTGATTACCGTTCATCTGAATAAATTTTTCGTAAAGGGCATCAAAATTTGTAGTTTTACTATTCAAATTGACATGCCCCTTTACTCTGTAGAATGAAATGTTATGCCCATCTACAAGAGCAAGGAGATTTTCCCATAAATCGCGGTTTTCAACAGGTTTTTTACCTGAAGTAATCCAATTGTTTTTTAGCCAGCCTTCATACCATTTTTCTCTGAAGCAATTCATTAAATAAGAGCTGTCAGAAAATACTTCAATGGTTTGATTCTGCTTTTTTACAGCTGAAAGAGCTTCAATAAGAGCTGTCATTTCCATGCGGTTATTGGTGGTATCTGCCTGTCCCCCGAAAAGTTCCTTCTGATGTTCCCCATATTCTAAAACACAACCCCATCCTCCGATGTTATTATCATTCTGGTTCCCAGAACAGGCTCCATCCGTATAAATCTTTAAAATCATCATTTTTATAATAATACTCCTCTTGAGATTTGAATAATATTATTATGCTACAAAAACCGTAGATTTGCAAATGTAAAAGCATTTTAAAACGGCTGTAACACGGTTGTAATAATAATAATGTATACTATTTAAAGTAAATTGGTGAATTTTATGCTGTATGCCAGTTTGTGGCACAGTTAATATAAGAGCAAAGCATTGCAATAAGAGGAAAGGAGGAGAAAATTTTGAAGAAGTGCATACTGACGTTTATTTTAATACTAACCTTAGTTTTTGGCAGCGTGAGCATGTCATTTTCAGCAGTTGATCAAGATGTTACCATCGTAAATCCAGTAAATTGCAGTTCTGTTACATCAAGTAATCTCCTCGTCTCCATTAAAATAACGCAACCCAAAACCATAAAAGTCTATGTTTATGAAGTAAGAAAATCTACAGGAGAAACCACATCAGTAGCCTTGGGGGAAAGCGATATGAAAGCCATCGTTCAGGGAACTTACGGGGATAGTGGTGCTCTGACCTATACCCCTTGGGTTGCAGGGGAGAGTTTTACCTCTGTTAATAAGCTGAGTTTTTATACGAAGAATTTGGAAAACAGGAGCCCTGGGGTTTATATGATCCGGGTAGACACTATGTATCAGAACAGGGCAGTATATTCTAGAAGATGTTATGTTACTATTAAGAGTAAAGATGAAAGTAAGCTATTTGATTCTTCTCAGTCGGGAACTGCAGCATTTCTGCAAAATCTAATCAAATCTATATTTAATTAGTAATCAGTTAATAAAAAGTTGTGGGAATGAGATAAAATATGGAAAAGACACAGATAAATATAATTGAAAAATTTAAAAATATATTGCTAGTAGTATTGGTTTTTACAACGATACTACTATTATATTTTTTATGGGGAAGTAAAAGCCTGGAGGCGTTTATATTTAGTGACGATAGTGAGTCATACGAGGTATTAACCAGTGAAAAAGTTCTTACGCCGGATGAAGTGATTCTGGGGAGAGGAAATGAAGATTATATAGTAGCGACAAGTAAAAAGGAAGAGCTCTGGAATAATGAGATATTGGGTACCTTTAGAAACTTTTCACAGGAGACAAATATTCTGGTAGAAGAGATAACAAAAGAAAAGTATAAGGCCGCCATGAAGTATCCATCCATTATTGCAAGATTTCAATATGATATGCCTTTTAGCGAGTTTTGTGATAGATTTAATATAAATCAGCAGCAGGGATATGATAATATAAGTAATCTTACAGAAATAGGGTTTTCTAAAGGAAGTAAGGAAAGTGCCTTTATTTATGATGGGAGCAAGAAAAAGTATTATTGGTTACTAGGAAATAAAGATTTACAGATTTTTAAGAAAGTTGATGACATATCTGCCCAACAGGCTGCTACATATTTTCCTTTAAAAACGTATTTAGGTACAGAAAGTACCAATCAGACCCTTATTCCAGTTGAAAGTCCAGAAGCAATAGTTCCTATTGACTATAAAAGGGATTCAGAAACCGGTGAAAAAGAGGCAGCGGAATCCATGGCTCAGTCCTATTTTGGTAAAACTCTTGATTTTACAAGAAAAATAGAGGAGTCTAA carries:
- a CDS encoding DUF362 domain-containing protein, coding for MEKSKVVLLTCKDYEEESVNKAIEDGINLLGGIELLFKREEKILLKPNLLAKASPEKAVTTHPAVFKAVGKLLKEHGYDNLYYGDSPGNPIGGVERVAAGCGIKKPAEELNIIPADFNKGTKVEFKEGITEQSFIISNGILECDGIINICKMKTHQLERITGAAKNMFGAVYGLNKGAFHAKFTDADSFARMIADLNNFIKPRLHIMDGVIAMEGNGPQSGTPVEMGLILMSKDPIALDTVFCNLINLKPELVPTNRFGYEYGVGTMKNDDIEIDTVQGCLTMEDAVRKYGNEKYNVYRGTDRKTQIKLLQPIQPLLQKKPYIIKDKCVKCGICVDSCPVDKKAITLESYPQYNYKLCIRCYCCQEMCPQKAIDVKAPFLARIMDRNWKL
- a CDS encoding DNA alkylation repair protein, producing MNREQVRKLLEQQAEENYKAFNDKLIPGVKNAIGVRMGPLKELAKSMAKENYNEYFEELDRAPLDEIYYEEVMLQGLTIGFIKVSAEERLKYIRLFVPKVDNWAVCDSFSAGLKFTKKEPELLWEFIQSYLTDSREFYIRFGVVMLMDYFIDQEHIKRDLTILENISHEGYYVKMAVAWAISVCFVKYPDMTREFL
- a CDS encoding DMT family transporter, translating into MQWLFLGIAGIFEICWAISLKFSLGFTRILPSIVTVIGMILSFYFLSLALKTLPLGTAYAIWTGIGTVGTVILGILFFKEPVDLVRFVCIGLIITGIVGLKLVSPH
- a CDS encoding aminotransferase class V-fold PLP-dependent enzyme; translation: MIYLDNGATSFPKPKAMLESMYKCMAEYCGNPGRSGHYMSMKTGEEVYKTRKSVAKLFNIANPGRIIFTINTTGALNQGIQGLLRAGDHVITTSMEHNSVLRPLKMLETRGVEHTIVKCDRTGTLNLRDIKAAIKENTCMIICTHASNVTGTIMPIGEIGELAHRNNLLFMVDGAQSGGCIPINVVDMNIDLLALPGHKGLLGPMGTGLLYVRDGIELDPLLLGGTGTSSKDRNQPREMPEGYESGTVNAPGIVGLGTSVEILLNMGINAIHDYEETLTQMLDEALRNMKNVTVYGVEDCKKKAGIVTFNVKGKSCEQVADELSEMYGIAGRAGFHCAGLAHKTIGTWETGALRLSVGPFNTKPQIKTAIEAVNKITRHL
- a CDS encoding ribonuclease H family protein, whose amino-acid sequence is MMILKIYTDGACSGNQNDNNIGGWGCVLEYGEHQKELFGGQADTTNNRMEMTALIEALSAVKKQNQTIEVFSDSSYLMNCFREKWYEGWLKNNWITSGKKPVENRDLWENLLALVDGHNISFYRVKGHVNLNSKTTNFDALYEKFIQMNGNQFSFEDFKYITQMNNKADALANKGINMIRDAL
- the yycH gene encoding two-component system activity regulator YycH, translating into MEKTQINIIEKFKNILLVVLVFTTILLLYFLWGSKSLEAFIFSDDSESYEVLTSEKVLTPDEVILGRGNEDYIVATSKKEELWNNEILGTFRNFSQETNILVEEITKEKYKAAMKYPSIIARFQYDMPFSEFCDRFNINQQQGYDNISNLTEIGFSKGSKESAFIYDGSKKKYYWLLGNKDLQIFKKVDDISAQQAATYFPLKTYLGTESTNQTLIPVESPEAIVPIDYKRDSETGEKEAAESMAQSYFGKTLDFTRKIEESNGKIIYMYGYGQKVLIINPKDGSIEYKEEIKGNNSEQKSMFESLDTALTFISHHGGFKTAEGEKIEPNLESVSAIDDKKGCYRFIFDFKIGKNRLFYEENAPVTIDVKDGQVSYFRRELINFDGNQIQKKSNQERISAMNMLAMNYNYILTKSGMEDKQEPKAISFEDVANKIENLYTGYLKPAVEQQNEGTVYKEKKLQLVPVWVVEVNGVFLYFDLYDGKPEGYSKAY